A window of the Planococcus citri chromosome 4, ihPlaCitr1.1, whole genome shotgun sequence genome harbors these coding sequences:
- the sw gene encoding cytoplasmic dynein 1 intermediate chain isoform X7 — protein sequence MSDRKAELEKKKAKLQAIKAEKERRRREKEQKDAEEAVLRTSSADRDQRRELDELLSSLGVAPVSDILSSLSSVASGSGDHQNSSLTTPENSLQSNAAVSQGATSKKKQTSLSVVNVQTTCIPPKETVVYSKQTQTTQSSNERDAQAFGYYVLTYDDVQAEDEESSLPTIGGYQSKLPPGILPHGLPQVKEVQPACTSLETQENKKEEPKPVRELSEEEKMMIVLSKDFQNFMDRCGRIMERALSENIDIYTDYTGISNGDERNEDKSGTRLSLNRVFFDEKWSKNRCVTSLDWSPQFPELLVASYNQNYESPHEPDGVCLVWNTKFKKNTPEYIFHCQSAVLSATFARFHPNLILGGTYSGQIVLWDNRVQKRTPVQRTPLSATAHTHPVYCLKVVGTQNAHNLISVSTDGRLCSWSLDMLSQPQETLELQHKQAKPVAVTSFTFPYNDVNNFVVGSEEGIVYSACRHGNKAGVLDMYEGHHAPVTGIDAHMVQTGISFNHLFLTSSFDWTIKLWNMKETKPLYSFDYNDTVMDVAWSPVHPAVFAAVDIQGKVDVWDLNTDTEIPIVSTQIDGNAAINQVSWTPSGTHITVGDEGGKIWLYDVGEQIAHPRHDEASKLVHTLQEFKNNQADEEIDKTPSTFNSGPSSLSSLTSPR from the exons ATGTCTGATCGTAAAGCAGAACTAGAGAAGAAGAAAGCCAAACTTCAAGCTATCAAAGCAGAGAAGGAACGAAGGCGTCGTGAAAAAGAGCAAAAAGAT GCCGAAGAAGCAGTATTACGTACATCCTCTGCTGATCGCGACCAGCGAAGAGAATTGGATGAGCTTTTATCATCACTGGGTGTAGCACCAGTATCAG ATATTCTATCTAGTCTTTCCAGTGTAGCTTCCGGTTCGGGTGATCATCAAAATAGTTCTCTGACCACGCCGGAAAATAGTCTTCAATCTAACGCAGCTGTATCTCAAGGCGCTACTTCAAA AAAAAAGCAAACCAGTCTTAGTGTAGTTAATGTTCAAACGACATGCATTCCTCCCAAAGAAACGGTCGTGTATTCCAAGCAAACACAGACTACTCAATCATCGAATGAAAGAGATG CTCAAGCTTTCGGATATTACG TTTTGACTTATGATGATGTACAAGCGGAAGACGAAGAAAGTAGTTTACCGACGATCGGAGGTTATCAAAGTAAATTGCCACCTGGTATATTACCTCATGGATTACCTCAAGTTAAGGAAGTGCAGCCTGCTTGTACTTCGCTCGAGactcaagaaaataaaaaagaagaaccTAAACCAG TGAGAGAACTTAGTGAAGAGGAAAAAATGATGATCGTGTTAtcgaaagattttcaaaattttatggatcGATGTGGTCGTATCATGGAGAGAGCACTATccgaaaatatcgatatttatACAGATTACACCGGTATTTCGAATGGCGACGAAAGAAA cgaaGACAAAAGTGGTACTCGTCTCTCCTTGAATAGAgtatttttcgacgaaaaatggtccaaaaatagATGCGTCACTTCGTTAGACTGGAGTCCACAGTTTCCCGAGTTGCTGGTCGCCTCGTataatcaaaattacgaatCTCCCCACGAGCCAGATGGCGTTTGTTTAGTATGGAATacgaaattcaagaaaaatacaCCGGAATACATATTCCATTGTCAATCGGCTGTGCTTTCGGCTACTTTTGCTAG ATTCCATCCTAATTTGATCCTCGGTGGTACATATTCTGGTCAGATTGTGCTTTGGGATAACCGAGTACAAAAGAGAACACCTGTACAGAGGACTCCTTTATCGGCTACAGCTCATacg CATCCTGTGTATTGTTTGAAAGTAGTCGGTACCCAGAATGCTCATAATTTGATAAGTGTCTCTACGGATGGTCGTTTATGCTCGTGGAGTTTGGATATGTTATCGCAACCTCAAGAAACCTTGGAGCTGCAACACAAGCAAGCTAAACCGGTCGCCGTCACTTCGTTTACATTTCCTTATAACGATGTTAATAATTTCGTTGTTGGTAGCGAAGAAGGCATCGTATATTCTG CTTGTAGACATGGTAATAAAGCCGGAGTATTGGATATGTACGAAGGGCACCATGCTCCTGTCACCGGTATCGATGCTCATATGGTTCAGACTGGTATTAGTTTCAATCATTTATTCTTAACGTCGTCTTTCGATTGGACCATCAAATTATGGAATATGAAG GAAACTAAACCTTTGTATTCGTTCGACTATAACGATACGGTAATGGATGTTGCATGGTCTCCGGTCCATCCTGCAGTATTCGCCGCCGTTGATATACAAGGCAAAGTGGATGTCTGGGATTTAAATACAGATACGGAGATCCCCATTGTTAGCACTCAAATCGATGGTAACGCTGCAATAAATCAAGTCTCATGGACGCCCTCCGGTACTCATATTACTGTCGGAGATGAAGGTGGTAAAATATGGCTGTACGATGTAGGAGAG CAAATTGCTCATCCTCGTCACGACGAAGCATCTAAATTGGTCCATACGTTACAAGAGTTTAAAAATAATCAGGCCGACgaagaaattgataaaactcCTTCGACGTTTAATTCCGGTCCCAGTTCGCTATCGTCGCTTACGTCtcctcgataa
- the sw gene encoding cytoplasmic dynein 1 intermediate chain isoform X5, with the protein MSDRKAELEKKKAKLQAIKAEKERRRREKEQKDAEEAVLRTSSADRDQRRELDELLSSLGVAPVSDILSSLSSVASGSGDHQNSSLTTPENSLQSNAAVSQGATSKKKQTSLSVVNVQTTCIPPKETVVYSKQTQTTQSSNERDGYFEDWWRPRKAQAFGYYVLTYDDVQAEDEESSLPTIGGYQSKLPPGILPHGLPQVKEVQPACTSLETQENKKEEPKPVRELSEEEKMMIVLSKDFQNFMDRCGRIMERALSENIDIYTDYTGISNGDERNEDKSGTRLSLNRVFFDEKWSKNRCVTSLDWSPQFPELLVASYNQNYESPHEPDGVCLVWNTKFKKNTPEYIFHCQSAVLSATFARFHPNLILGGTYSGQIVLWDNRVQKRTPVQRTPLSATAHTHPVYCLKVVGTQNAHNLISVSTDGRLCSWSLDMLSQPQETLELQHKQAKPVAVTSFTFPYNDVNNFVVGSEEGIVYSACRHGNKAGVLDMYEGHHAPVTGIDAHMVQTGISFNHLFLTSSFDWTIKLWNMKETKPLYSFDYNDTVMDVAWSPVHPAVFAAVDIQGKVDVWDLNTDTEIPIVSTQIDGNAAINQVSWTPSGTHITVGDEGGKIWLYDVGEQIAHPRHDEASKLVHTLQEFKNNQADEEIDKTPSTFNSGPSSLSSLTSPR; encoded by the exons ATGTCTGATCGTAAAGCAGAACTAGAGAAGAAGAAAGCCAAACTTCAAGCTATCAAAGCAGAGAAGGAACGAAGGCGTCGTGAAAAAGAGCAAAAAGAT GCCGAAGAAGCAGTATTACGTACATCCTCTGCTGATCGCGACCAGCGAAGAGAATTGGATGAGCTTTTATCATCACTGGGTGTAGCACCAGTATCAG ATATTCTATCTAGTCTTTCCAGTGTAGCTTCCGGTTCGGGTGATCATCAAAATAGTTCTCTGACCACGCCGGAAAATAGTCTTCAATCTAACGCAGCTGTATCTCAAGGCGCTACTTCAAA AAAAAAGCAAACCAGTCTTAGTGTAGTTAATGTTCAAACGACATGCATTCCTCCCAAAGAAACGGTCGTGTATTCCAAGCAAACACAGACTACTCAATCATCGAATGAAAGAGATG GTTATTTCGAAGATTGGTGGAGACCTCGTAAAG CTCAAGCTTTCGGATATTACG TTTTGACTTATGATGATGTACAAGCGGAAGACGAAGAAAGTAGTTTACCGACGATCGGAGGTTATCAAAGTAAATTGCCACCTGGTATATTACCTCATGGATTACCTCAAGTTAAGGAAGTGCAGCCTGCTTGTACTTCGCTCGAGactcaagaaaataaaaaagaagaaccTAAACCAG TGAGAGAACTTAGTGAAGAGGAAAAAATGATGATCGTGTTAtcgaaagattttcaaaattttatggatcGATGTGGTCGTATCATGGAGAGAGCACTATccgaaaatatcgatatttatACAGATTACACCGGTATTTCGAATGGCGACGAAAGAAA cgaaGACAAAAGTGGTACTCGTCTCTCCTTGAATAGAgtatttttcgacgaaaaatggtccaaaaatagATGCGTCACTTCGTTAGACTGGAGTCCACAGTTTCCCGAGTTGCTGGTCGCCTCGTataatcaaaattacgaatCTCCCCACGAGCCAGATGGCGTTTGTTTAGTATGGAATacgaaattcaagaaaaatacaCCGGAATACATATTCCATTGTCAATCGGCTGTGCTTTCGGCTACTTTTGCTAG ATTCCATCCTAATTTGATCCTCGGTGGTACATATTCTGGTCAGATTGTGCTTTGGGATAACCGAGTACAAAAGAGAACACCTGTACAGAGGACTCCTTTATCGGCTACAGCTCATacg CATCCTGTGTATTGTTTGAAAGTAGTCGGTACCCAGAATGCTCATAATTTGATAAGTGTCTCTACGGATGGTCGTTTATGCTCGTGGAGTTTGGATATGTTATCGCAACCTCAAGAAACCTTGGAGCTGCAACACAAGCAAGCTAAACCGGTCGCCGTCACTTCGTTTACATTTCCTTATAACGATGTTAATAATTTCGTTGTTGGTAGCGAAGAAGGCATCGTATATTCTG CTTGTAGACATGGTAATAAAGCCGGAGTATTGGATATGTACGAAGGGCACCATGCTCCTGTCACCGGTATCGATGCTCATATGGTTCAGACTGGTATTAGTTTCAATCATTTATTCTTAACGTCGTCTTTCGATTGGACCATCAAATTATGGAATATGAAG GAAACTAAACCTTTGTATTCGTTCGACTATAACGATACGGTAATGGATGTTGCATGGTCTCCGGTCCATCCTGCAGTATTCGCCGCCGTTGATATACAAGGCAAAGTGGATGTCTGGGATTTAAATACAGATACGGAGATCCCCATTGTTAGCACTCAAATCGATGGTAACGCTGCAATAAATCAAGTCTCATGGACGCCCTCCGGTACTCATATTACTGTCGGAGATGAAGGTGGTAAAATATGGCTGTACGATGTAGGAGAG CAAATTGCTCATCCTCGTCACGACGAAGCATCTAAATTGGTCCATACGTTACAAGAGTTTAAAAATAATCAGGCCGACgaagaaattgataaaactcCTTCGACGTTTAATTCCGGTCCCAGTTCGCTATCGTCGCTTACGTCtcctcgataa
- the sw gene encoding cytoplasmic dynein 1 intermediate chain isoform X2: MSDRKAELEKKKAKLQAIKAEKERRRREKEQKDAEEAVLRTSSADRDQRRELDELLSSLGVAPVSDILSSLSSVASGSGDHQNSSLTTPENSLQSNAAVSQGATSKKKQTSLSVVNVQTTCIPPKETVVYSKQTQTTQSSNERDGSCSSSPLKGYFEDWWRPRKAQAFGYYVLTYDDVQAEDEESSLPTIGGYQSKLPPGILPHGLPQVKEVQPACTSLETQENKKEEPKPVRELSEEEKMMIVLSKDFQNFMDRCGRIMERALSENIDIYTDYTGISNGDERNEDKSGTRLSLNRVFFDEKWSKNRCVTSLDWSPQFPELLVASYNQNYESPHEPDGVCLVWNTKFKKNTPEYIFHCQSAVLSATFARFHPNLILGGTYSGQIVLWDNRVQKRTPVQRTPLSATAHTHPVYCLKVVGTQNAHNLISVSTDGRLCSWSLDMLSQPQETLELQHKQAKPVAVTSFTFPYNDVNNFVVGSEEGIVYSACRHGNKAGVLDMYEGHHAPVTGIDAHMVQTGISFNHLFLTSSFDWTIKLWNMKETKPLYSFDYNDTVMDVAWSPVHPAVFAAVDIQGKVDVWDLNTDTEIPIVSTQIDGNAAINQVSWTPSGTHITVGDEGGKIWLYDVGEQIAHPRHDEASKLVHTLQEFKNNQADEEIDKTPSTFNSGPSSLSSLTSPR; the protein is encoded by the exons ATGTCTGATCGTAAAGCAGAACTAGAGAAGAAGAAAGCCAAACTTCAAGCTATCAAAGCAGAGAAGGAACGAAGGCGTCGTGAAAAAGAGCAAAAAGAT GCCGAAGAAGCAGTATTACGTACATCCTCTGCTGATCGCGACCAGCGAAGAGAATTGGATGAGCTTTTATCATCACTGGGTGTAGCACCAGTATCAG ATATTCTATCTAGTCTTTCCAGTGTAGCTTCCGGTTCGGGTGATCATCAAAATAGTTCTCTGACCACGCCGGAAAATAGTCTTCAATCTAACGCAGCTGTATCTCAAGGCGCTACTTCAAA AAAAAAGCAAACCAGTCTTAGTGTAGTTAATGTTCAAACGACATGCATTCCTCCCAAAGAAACGGTCGTGTATTCCAAGCAAACACAGACTACTCAATCATCGAATGAAAGAGATG GATCTTGTTCTTCTTCCCCTTTGAAAGGTTATTTCGAAGATTGGTGGAGACCTCGTAAAG CTCAAGCTTTCGGATATTACG TTTTGACTTATGATGATGTACAAGCGGAAGACGAAGAAAGTAGTTTACCGACGATCGGAGGTTATCAAAGTAAATTGCCACCTGGTATATTACCTCATGGATTACCTCAAGTTAAGGAAGTGCAGCCTGCTTGTACTTCGCTCGAGactcaagaaaataaaaaagaagaaccTAAACCAG TGAGAGAACTTAGTGAAGAGGAAAAAATGATGATCGTGTTAtcgaaagattttcaaaattttatggatcGATGTGGTCGTATCATGGAGAGAGCACTATccgaaaatatcgatatttatACAGATTACACCGGTATTTCGAATGGCGACGAAAGAAA cgaaGACAAAAGTGGTACTCGTCTCTCCTTGAATAGAgtatttttcgacgaaaaatggtccaaaaatagATGCGTCACTTCGTTAGACTGGAGTCCACAGTTTCCCGAGTTGCTGGTCGCCTCGTataatcaaaattacgaatCTCCCCACGAGCCAGATGGCGTTTGTTTAGTATGGAATacgaaattcaagaaaaatacaCCGGAATACATATTCCATTGTCAATCGGCTGTGCTTTCGGCTACTTTTGCTAG ATTCCATCCTAATTTGATCCTCGGTGGTACATATTCTGGTCAGATTGTGCTTTGGGATAACCGAGTACAAAAGAGAACACCTGTACAGAGGACTCCTTTATCGGCTACAGCTCATacg CATCCTGTGTATTGTTTGAAAGTAGTCGGTACCCAGAATGCTCATAATTTGATAAGTGTCTCTACGGATGGTCGTTTATGCTCGTGGAGTTTGGATATGTTATCGCAACCTCAAGAAACCTTGGAGCTGCAACACAAGCAAGCTAAACCGGTCGCCGTCACTTCGTTTACATTTCCTTATAACGATGTTAATAATTTCGTTGTTGGTAGCGAAGAAGGCATCGTATATTCTG CTTGTAGACATGGTAATAAAGCCGGAGTATTGGATATGTACGAAGGGCACCATGCTCCTGTCACCGGTATCGATGCTCATATGGTTCAGACTGGTATTAGTTTCAATCATTTATTCTTAACGTCGTCTTTCGATTGGACCATCAAATTATGGAATATGAAG GAAACTAAACCTTTGTATTCGTTCGACTATAACGATACGGTAATGGATGTTGCATGGTCTCCGGTCCATCCTGCAGTATTCGCCGCCGTTGATATACAAGGCAAAGTGGATGTCTGGGATTTAAATACAGATACGGAGATCCCCATTGTTAGCACTCAAATCGATGGTAACGCTGCAATAAATCAAGTCTCATGGACGCCCTCCGGTACTCATATTACTGTCGGAGATGAAGGTGGTAAAATATGGCTGTACGATGTAGGAGAG CAAATTGCTCATCCTCGTCACGACGAAGCATCTAAATTGGTCCATACGTTACAAGAGTTTAAAAATAATCAGGCCGACgaagaaattgataaaactcCTTCGACGTTTAATTCCGGTCCCAGTTCGCTATCGTCGCTTACGTCtcctcgataa
- the sw gene encoding cytoplasmic dynein 1 intermediate chain isoform X9: MSDRKAELEKKKAKLQAIKAEKERRRREKEQKDAEEAVLRTSSADRDQRRELDELLSSLGVAPVSDILSSLSSVASGSGDHQNSSLTTPENSLQSNAAVSQGATSKKKQTSLSVVNVQTTCIPPKETVVYSKQTQTTQSSNERDGSCSSSPLKGYFEDWWRPRKAQAFGYYDEYNLNPGLEWEDEFTVLTYDDVQAEDEESSLPTIGGYQSKLPPGILPHGLPQVKEVQPACTSLETQENKKEEPKPVRELSEEEKMMIVLSKDFQNFMDRCGRIMERALSENIDIYTDYTGISNGDERNEDKSGTRLSLNRVFFDEKWSKNRCVTSLDWSPQFPELLVASYNQNYESPHEPDGVCLVWNTKFKKNTPEYIFHCQSAVLSATFARFHPNLILGGTYSGQIVLWDNRVQKRTPVQRTPLSATAHTHPVYCLKVVGTQNAHNLISVSTDGRLCSWSLDMLSQPQETLELQHKQAKPVAVTSFTFPYNDVNNFVVGSEEGIVYSACRHGNKAGVLDMYEGHHAPVTGIDAHMVQTGISFNHLFLTSSFDWTIKLWNMKETKPLYSFDYNDTVMDVAWSPVHPAVFAAVDIQGKVDVWDLNTDTEIPIVSTQIDGNAAINQVSWTPSGTHITVGDEGGKIWLYDVGEQIAHPRHDEASKLVHTLQEFKNNQADEEIDKTPSTFNSGPSSLSSLTSPR; this comes from the exons ATGTCTGATCGTAAAGCAGAACTAGAGAAGAAGAAAGCCAAACTTCAAGCTATCAAAGCAGAGAAGGAACGAAGGCGTCGTGAAAAAGAGCAAAAAGAT GCCGAAGAAGCAGTATTACGTACATCCTCTGCTGATCGCGACCAGCGAAGAGAATTGGATGAGCTTTTATCATCACTGGGTGTAGCACCAGTATCAG ATATTCTATCTAGTCTTTCCAGTGTAGCTTCCGGTTCGGGTGATCATCAAAATAGTTCTCTGACCACGCCGGAAAATAGTCTTCAATCTAACGCAGCTGTATCTCAAGGCGCTACTTCAAA AAAAAAGCAAACCAGTCTTAGTGTAGTTAATGTTCAAACGACATGCATTCCTCCCAAAGAAACGGTCGTGTATTCCAAGCAAACACAGACTACTCAATCATCGAATGAAAGAGATG GATCTTGTTCTTCTTCCCCTTTGAAAGGTTATTTCGAAGATTGGTGGAGACCTCGTAAAG CTCAAGCTTTCGGATATTACG ACGAATACAATCTAAATCCCGGTTTAGAATGGGAAGATGAGTTTACAG TTTTGACTTATGATGATGTACAAGCGGAAGACGAAGAAAGTAGTTTACCGACGATCGGAGGTTATCAAAGTAAATTGCCACCTGGTATATTACCTCATGGATTACCTCAAGTTAAGGAAGTGCAGCCTGCTTGTACTTCGCTCGAGactcaagaaaataaaaaagaagaaccTAAACCAG TGAGAGAACTTAGTGAAGAGGAAAAAATGATGATCGTGTTAtcgaaagattttcaaaattttatggatcGATGTGGTCGTATCATGGAGAGAGCACTATccgaaaatatcgatatttatACAGATTACACCGGTATTTCGAATGGCGACGAAAGAAA cgaaGACAAAAGTGGTACTCGTCTCTCCTTGAATAGAgtatttttcgacgaaaaatggtccaaaaatagATGCGTCACTTCGTTAGACTGGAGTCCACAGTTTCCCGAGTTGCTGGTCGCCTCGTataatcaaaattacgaatCTCCCCACGAGCCAGATGGCGTTTGTTTAGTATGGAATacgaaattcaagaaaaatacaCCGGAATACATATTCCATTGTCAATCGGCTGTGCTTTCGGCTACTTTTGCTAG ATTCCATCCTAATTTGATCCTCGGTGGTACATATTCTGGTCAGATTGTGCTTTGGGATAACCGAGTACAAAAGAGAACACCTGTACAGAGGACTCCTTTATCGGCTACAGCTCATacg CATCCTGTGTATTGTTTGAAAGTAGTCGGTACCCAGAATGCTCATAATTTGATAAGTGTCTCTACGGATGGTCGTTTATGCTCGTGGAGTTTGGATATGTTATCGCAACCTCAAGAAACCTTGGAGCTGCAACACAAGCAAGCTAAACCGGTCGCCGTCACTTCGTTTACATTTCCTTATAACGATGTTAATAATTTCGTTGTTGGTAGCGAAGAAGGCATCGTATATTCTG CTTGTAGACATGGTAATAAAGCCGGAGTATTGGATATGTACGAAGGGCACCATGCTCCTGTCACCGGTATCGATGCTCATATGGTTCAGACTGGTATTAGTTTCAATCATTTATTCTTAACGTCGTCTTTCGATTGGACCATCAAATTATGGAATATGAAG GAAACTAAACCTTTGTATTCGTTCGACTATAACGATACGGTAATGGATGTTGCATGGTCTCCGGTCCATCCTGCAGTATTCGCCGCCGTTGATATACAAGGCAAAGTGGATGTCTGGGATTTAAATACAGATACGGAGATCCCCATTGTTAGCACTCAAATCGATGGTAACGCTGCAATAAATCAAGTCTCATGGACGCCCTCCGGTACTCATATTACTGTCGGAGATGAAGGTGGTAAAATATGGCTGTACGATGTAGGAGAG CAAATTGCTCATCCTCGTCACGACGAAGCATCTAAATTGGTCCATACGTTACAAGAGTTTAAAAATAATCAGGCCGACgaagaaattgataaaactcCTTCGACGTTTAATTCCGGTCCCAGTTCGCTATCGTCGCTTACGTCtcctcgataa
- the sw gene encoding cytoplasmic dynein 1 intermediate chain isoform X8, producing the protein MSDRKAELEKKKAKLQAIKAEKERRRREKEQKDAEEAVLRTSSADRDQRRELDELLSSLGVAPVSDILSSLSSVASGSGDHQNSSLTTPENSLQSNAAVSQGATSKKKQTSLSVVNVQTTCIPPKETVVYSKQTQTTQSSNERDAQAFGYYAEDEESSLPTIGGYQSKLPPGILPHGLPQVKEVQPACTSLETQENKKEEPKPVRELSEEEKMMIVLSKDFQNFMDRCGRIMERALSENIDIYTDYTGISNGDERNEDKSGTRLSLNRVFFDEKWSKNRCVTSLDWSPQFPELLVASYNQNYESPHEPDGVCLVWNTKFKKNTPEYIFHCQSAVLSATFARFHPNLILGGTYSGQIVLWDNRVQKRTPVQRTPLSATAHTHPVYCLKVVGTQNAHNLISVSTDGRLCSWSLDMLSQPQETLELQHKQAKPVAVTSFTFPYNDVNNFVVGSEEGIVYSACRHGNKAGVLDMYEGHHAPVTGIDAHMVQTGISFNHLFLTSSFDWTIKLWNMKETKPLYSFDYNDTVMDVAWSPVHPAVFAAVDIQGKVDVWDLNTDTEIPIVSTQIDGNAAINQVSWTPSGTHITVGDEGGKIWLYDVGEQIAHPRHDEASKLVHTLQEFKNNQADEEIDKTPSTFNSGPSSLSSLTSPR; encoded by the exons ATGTCTGATCGTAAAGCAGAACTAGAGAAGAAGAAAGCCAAACTTCAAGCTATCAAAGCAGAGAAGGAACGAAGGCGTCGTGAAAAAGAGCAAAAAGAT GCCGAAGAAGCAGTATTACGTACATCCTCTGCTGATCGCGACCAGCGAAGAGAATTGGATGAGCTTTTATCATCACTGGGTGTAGCACCAGTATCAG ATATTCTATCTAGTCTTTCCAGTGTAGCTTCCGGTTCGGGTGATCATCAAAATAGTTCTCTGACCACGCCGGAAAATAGTCTTCAATCTAACGCAGCTGTATCTCAAGGCGCTACTTCAAA AAAAAAGCAAACCAGTCTTAGTGTAGTTAATGTTCAAACGACATGCATTCCTCCCAAAGAAACGGTCGTGTATTCCAAGCAAACACAGACTACTCAATCATCGAATGAAAGAGATG CTCAAGCTTTCGGATATTACG CGGAAGACGAAGAAAGTAGTTTACCGACGATCGGAGGTTATCAAAGTAAATTGCCACCTGGTATATTACCTCATGGATTACCTCAAGTTAAGGAAGTGCAGCCTGCTTGTACTTCGCTCGAGactcaagaaaataaaaaagaagaaccTAAACCAG TGAGAGAACTTAGTGAAGAGGAAAAAATGATGATCGTGTTAtcgaaagattttcaaaattttatggatcGATGTGGTCGTATCATGGAGAGAGCACTATccgaaaatatcgatatttatACAGATTACACCGGTATTTCGAATGGCGACGAAAGAAA cgaaGACAAAAGTGGTACTCGTCTCTCCTTGAATAGAgtatttttcgacgaaaaatggtccaaaaatagATGCGTCACTTCGTTAGACTGGAGTCCACAGTTTCCCGAGTTGCTGGTCGCCTCGTataatcaaaattacgaatCTCCCCACGAGCCAGATGGCGTTTGTTTAGTATGGAATacgaaattcaagaaaaatacaCCGGAATACATATTCCATTGTCAATCGGCTGTGCTTTCGGCTACTTTTGCTAG ATTCCATCCTAATTTGATCCTCGGTGGTACATATTCTGGTCAGATTGTGCTTTGGGATAACCGAGTACAAAAGAGAACACCTGTACAGAGGACTCCTTTATCGGCTACAGCTCATacg CATCCTGTGTATTGTTTGAAAGTAGTCGGTACCCAGAATGCTCATAATTTGATAAGTGTCTCTACGGATGGTCGTTTATGCTCGTGGAGTTTGGATATGTTATCGCAACCTCAAGAAACCTTGGAGCTGCAACACAAGCAAGCTAAACCGGTCGCCGTCACTTCGTTTACATTTCCTTATAACGATGTTAATAATTTCGTTGTTGGTAGCGAAGAAGGCATCGTATATTCTG CTTGTAGACATGGTAATAAAGCCGGAGTATTGGATATGTACGAAGGGCACCATGCTCCTGTCACCGGTATCGATGCTCATATGGTTCAGACTGGTATTAGTTTCAATCATTTATTCTTAACGTCGTCTTTCGATTGGACCATCAAATTATGGAATATGAAG GAAACTAAACCTTTGTATTCGTTCGACTATAACGATACGGTAATGGATGTTGCATGGTCTCCGGTCCATCCTGCAGTATTCGCCGCCGTTGATATACAAGGCAAAGTGGATGTCTGGGATTTAAATACAGATACGGAGATCCCCATTGTTAGCACTCAAATCGATGGTAACGCTGCAATAAATCAAGTCTCATGGACGCCCTCCGGTACTCATATTACTGTCGGAGATGAAGGTGGTAAAATATGGCTGTACGATGTAGGAGAG CAAATTGCTCATCCTCGTCACGACGAAGCATCTAAATTGGTCCATACGTTACAAGAGTTTAAAAATAATCAGGCCGACgaagaaattgataaaactcCTTCGACGTTTAATTCCGGTCCCAGTTCGCTATCGTCGCTTACGTCtcctcgataa